A stretch of the Vagococcus xieshaowenii genome encodes the following:
- the uvrB gene encoding excinuclease ABC subunit UvrB, protein MIERQTDITFDLVSKYQPNGDQPAAIHRLVDNLNHHVKEQILLGATGTGKTFTISNVIKEVNKPTLVIAHNKTLAGQLYSELKEFFPNNAVEYFVSYYDYYQPEAYVPSSDTYIEKDSSVNDEIDKLRHSATSSLLERNDVIVVASVSCIYGLGDPNEYRKKVLSLRVGAEMDHSELLRRLVAIQFERNDIDFQRGRFRVRGDVVEIFPASRDERALRIEFFGDEIERIREVDALTGEIVADREHVAIFPATHFVTDENDMEESIKKIEAELEERLSELRDEDKLLEAQRLEQRTNYDLEMVREMGYCSGIENYSRHMDGRKEGEPPYTLIDFFPDDFLIVADESHVSLPQIRGMYNGDRARKQMLVDYGFRLPSALDNRPLRLEEFEERVNEIIYVSATPGPYEMERTDQVIEQIIRPTGLLDPVIEVRPIMGQIDDLVGEINERIEKNERVFITTLTKKMSEDLTDYLKELGIKVKYLHSDIKTLERTEIIRDLRLGEFDVLVGINLLREGLDVPEVSLVAILDADKEGFLRSERSLIQTIGRAARNSEGRVIMYADKVTDSMQKAIDETTRRRTIQIAYNEEHGIVPTTIKKDIRELIRITKEADHEETAASVNSYHELSKQEKREIIMKLEQEMRDAAKALDFERAATLRDTVLELKGDL, encoded by the coding sequence ATGATAGAAAGACAGACCGATATCACCTTTGATTTAGTGTCGAAATATCAACCTAATGGCGATCAACCTGCTGCGATTCATCGCTTAGTTGATAACCTTAATCACCATGTGAAAGAACAAATTTTACTTGGTGCAACTGGAACGGGTAAAACATTTACGATTTCAAATGTTATTAAAGAAGTCAATAAACCCACGCTTGTCATTGCACATAATAAGACGTTAGCAGGACAATTATATAGCGAGTTAAAAGAGTTTTTTCCTAATAATGCGGTTGAATATTTTGTAAGCTATTATGATTATTATCAACCGGAGGCTTATGTACCATCGAGTGATACTTACATTGAGAAAGATTCAAGTGTCAATGATGAGATTGATAAGTTACGTCATTCAGCCACTAGTTCATTATTAGAACGTAATGATGTTATTGTCGTAGCGTCGGTTTCTTGTATATACGGATTAGGTGATCCTAACGAATACCGCAAAAAAGTCTTGTCTTTACGTGTAGGAGCCGAAATGGATCATAGTGAGTTGTTACGTCGTTTAGTGGCGATTCAATTTGAGCGCAATGATATCGACTTTCAACGTGGTCGTTTTCGTGTGCGCGGAGATGTTGTTGAGATTTTTCCTGCTTCACGTGATGAACGGGCATTACGCATTGAATTTTTTGGCGATGAAATTGAGCGAATTCGTGAAGTGGATGCGTTAACAGGTGAAATTGTCGCTGATCGTGAACATGTCGCCATTTTTCCGGCCACTCACTTTGTGACAGATGAGAATGATATGGAAGAGTCTATCAAGAAGATTGAAGCAGAGCTTGAAGAACGACTGAGTGAACTTCGTGATGAGGATAAGTTATTAGAAGCGCAACGTTTAGAACAGCGGACTAATTATGATCTTGAAATGGTTCGTGAAATGGGTTACTGCTCAGGTATTGAGAATTATTCACGTCATATGGATGGCCGTAAAGAAGGTGAGCCACCGTACACATTGATTGACTTTTTCCCAGATGATTTCTTGATTGTGGCCGATGAGTCACATGTGTCACTGCCTCAAATTAGAGGGATGTATAATGGAGACCGTGCCCGTAAACAGATGTTAGTTGATTATGGTTTTCGTTTACCAAGTGCTTTAGATAATCGACCGTTACGTTTAGAAGAATTTGAGGAACGTGTCAATGAAATTATTTACGTTTCAGCAACACCTGGTCCATATGAGATGGAACGAACCGATCAAGTAATCGAACAAATTATTCGTCCGACAGGTCTTTTAGATCCAGTGATTGAAGTTCGTCCAATTATGGGACAAATTGATGATTTGGTTGGTGAAATTAATGAACGTATTGAAAAAAATGAACGCGTGTTTATCACAACGTTAACGAAAAAAATGTCAGAGGACTTGACCGATTACTTGAAAGAATTGGGTATCAAAGTTAAATATCTACATAGCGACATTAAAACATTAGAACGTACCGAGATCATTCGAGATTTACGTTTAGGTGAATTTGATGTCTTGGTGGGGATCAATTTACTTCGTGAGGGATTAGATGTGCCAGAAGTATCACTTGTGGCTATTCTAGATGCTGATAAGGAAGGTTTCTTACGTAGTGAGCGTTCATTGATACAGACGATTGGGCGTGCAGCACGTAACTCGGAAGGACGTGTTATTATGTATGCCGATAAAGTGACCGATTCTATGCAAAAAGCAATAGATGAAACAACACGACGTCGTACGATACAAATAGCATACAATGAAGAACATGGTATAGTGCCAACCACCATCAAAAAAGATATTCGTGAATTGATACGTATCACAAAAGAAGCAGATCATGAAGAAACGGCAGCATCGGTTAATTCATATCATGAGTTAAGTAAACAAGAAAAACGTGAGATTATCATGAAACTCGAACAAGAAATGAGAGATGCTGCCAAAGCGCTTGATTTTGAACGAGCGGCAACATTGCGTGACACAGTATTAGAACTAAAAGGTGATTTATAG
- the uvrA gene encoding excinuclease ABC subunit UvrA, with amino-acid sequence MANDKLVIRGARAHNLKNIDVTIPRDKLVVVTGLSGSGKSSLAFDTIYAEGQRRYVESLSSYARQFLGQMDKPDVDSIDGLSPAISIDQKTTSKNPRSTVGTVTEINDYLRLLYARVGVPVCPNDGTVIESQSVEQMVDRVLTLEERSKVQILAPIVVGKKGQHKKILEKVKKEGYVRVRIDGEIYDISELPELDKNKKHTIEIIVDRIVVKEGIRSRLFDSFEAALRLADGYAIADVMGVEELLFSEHYACPYCGFTVGEVEPRLFSFNAPFGACSECDGLGVKMEVDPDLVVPDTSKTLEEGAIAPWNPISSNYYPTLLRQACETFGIPMDQPFETLSVEQKQLIFYGSGDKQFHFHYQNDFGGVRDVDMTFEGILTNIDRRFRESSSDYTREQMRLYMTELPCQSCHGYRLNPQALSVKVGGKHIGELSSLAINDSLAFIRSIELSEKNQMIARPIFKELNDRLTFLINVGLDYLNLSRASGTLSGGEAQRIRLATQIGSNLSGVLYILDEPSIGLHQRDNDRLIESLRQMRDLGNTLIVVEHDEDTMMAADYLIDIGPGAGDAGGQIVAAGTPEEVMNNDASLTGQYLAGKREIKVPEERRKGNGQVVTVHGATENNLKNITVDFPMGKFVAVTGVSGSGKSTLVNGILKKSLAQKINRNTHKPGKHKKITGYEGIERLVDIDQSPIGRTPRSNPATYTSVFDDIRDLFTKTNEAKIRGYKKGRFSFNVKGGRCEACKGDGIIKIEMHFLPDVYVPCEVCHGHRYNSETLEVRYKGKNIADVLEMRVEEAVEFFQTIPKIKRKLQTIVDVGLGYVTLGQPATTLSGGEAQRMKLASELHKRQTGSSFYILDEPTTGLHSEDIRRLLEVLQRLVDAGNTVLVIEHNLDVIKTADHVIDLGPEGGAGGGMVIAEGTPEEIMQVKESFTGYYLKKVLK; translated from the coding sequence GTGGCAAATGACAAACTTGTAATTCGTGGGGCACGTGCCCATAATTTGAAAAATATAGATGTCACCATACCAAGAGACAAATTAGTGGTGGTGACCGGTCTTTCTGGTTCAGGGAAAAGCTCGTTAGCGTTTGATACGATTTATGCCGAAGGACAACGACGTTATGTTGAAAGTCTCTCTTCATATGCACGTCAATTTTTAGGACAAATGGATAAGCCCGATGTAGATAGCATTGACGGTCTGAGTCCAGCAATATCGATTGATCAAAAGACAACGAGTAAAAACCCACGTTCAACAGTGGGGACAGTGACAGAAATTAATGATTATTTACGTTTACTTTATGCCCGTGTAGGTGTACCTGTTTGTCCTAATGATGGGACAGTGATCGAAAGTCAATCCGTTGAACAAATGGTGGATCGTGTCTTAACTCTTGAAGAACGTAGCAAAGTTCAAATATTGGCACCTATTGTTGTAGGAAAAAAAGGCCAACATAAAAAAATTCTTGAAAAAGTAAAAAAAGAAGGATATGTTCGCGTTAGAATTGACGGCGAAATATATGATATAAGTGAACTTCCTGAGTTAGATAAGAACAAGAAACATACCATAGAAATTATTGTCGATAGGATTGTGGTAAAAGAAGGTATTCGCTCTCGTCTATTTGATTCGTTTGAAGCAGCGTTGCGATTAGCAGATGGTTATGCTATTGCTGATGTAATGGGGGTTGAAGAGCTATTATTTAGTGAACACTACGCATGTCCTTATTGTGGATTTACTGTTGGAGAAGTTGAACCCAGATTATTTTCTTTTAATGCACCATTTGGAGCGTGTAGTGAGTGTGATGGTTTAGGCGTCAAAATGGAAGTCGATCCAGATTTGGTTGTGCCAGATACAAGCAAAACCTTGGAAGAAGGGGCAATTGCACCTTGGAATCCCATTAGTTCTAATTATTATCCGACTTTATTAAGACAGGCGTGTGAGACGTTTGGAATTCCAATGGATCAACCTTTTGAAACATTAAGTGTCGAACAAAAACAATTGATATTTTATGGGTCAGGGGATAAGCAGTTTCATTTCCATTACCAAAATGACTTTGGTGGGGTTCGGGATGTCGATATGACATTTGAAGGGATTTTGACCAATATTGATCGTCGTTTCCGAGAATCTTCAAGTGATTACACACGCGAACAAATGCGATTATATATGACGGAGTTACCTTGTCAAAGCTGTCATGGCTACCGACTAAATCCACAAGCTTTATCCGTTAAAGTTGGCGGTAAGCATATTGGCGAATTAAGTTCATTAGCAATTAATGATTCGCTGGCGTTTATTCGTTCAATTGAGTTATCTGAAAAAAATCAAATGATTGCACGTCCAATTTTTAAGGAATTAAATGATCGCTTGACGTTCTTAATAAATGTCGGCCTAGATTATTTGAATTTAAGTCGGGCTTCGGGGACACTTTCCGGTGGAGAAGCACAACGTATTCGTCTAGCAACCCAAATTGGTTCTAATTTATCAGGCGTTCTTTATATCCTAGATGAGCCTTCGATAGGTCTTCATCAACGTGATAATGATCGCTTAATCGAGTCGTTACGACAAATGCGAGATTTGGGGAATACGTTAATTGTTGTAGAGCATGATGAGGATACGATGATGGCCGCGGACTATTTGATTGATATTGGTCCAGGAGCAGGAGATGCCGGTGGACAAATTGTAGCAGCTGGAACACCTGAAGAAGTGATGAATAATGATGCTTCTTTAACGGGACAATATTTGGCAGGTAAACGAGAAATCAAGGTGCCTGAAGAGCGTCGCAAAGGTAATGGTCAAGTGGTTACCGTACACGGAGCAACAGAAAATAATTTGAAAAATATTACGGTTGATTTTCCAATGGGGAAATTCGTGGCTGTAACAGGAGTATCTGGTTCAGGTAAGAGTACGCTTGTTAATGGTATTCTGAAGAAAAGTCTCGCACAAAAAATAAACCGAAATACGCATAAACCGGGTAAACATAAGAAGATAACCGGGTATGAGGGGATTGAACGTTTAGTCGATATCGACCAAAGCCCAATCGGACGTACGCCAAGAAGTAACCCGGCAACTTATACGAGTGTGTTTGATGATATTCGTGATTTGTTCACTAAAACGAACGAAGCTAAAATTCGTGGCTATAAGAAAGGTCGCTTTAGTTTTAATGTGAAAGGTGGACGCTGTGAAGCTTGTAAAGGCGATGGGATTATTAAAATTGAAATGCACTTTTTACCAGATGTTTATGTTCCTTGTGAAGTTTGTCATGGACATCGTTATAACTCTGAAACATTAGAAGTTCGTTATAAAGGTAAAAATATTGCGGATGTTTTGGAAATGCGAGTAGAAGAAGCAGTAGAGTTTTTCCAAACTATTCCTAAAATAAAGCGTAAGCTACAAACAATTGTAGATGTGGGCTTAGGATATGTAACACTAGGACAACCTGCTACAACTCTTTCCGGTGGAGAAGCACAACGTATGAAACTCGCTAGTGAACTACATAAACGTCAAACAGGTTCGAGCTTTTATATTTTAGATGAGCCAACAACAGGTCTTCATTCTGAAGATATTCGTCGATTATTAGAAGTGCTACAACGTTTAGTTGACGCCGGTAATACCGTATTAGTTATAGAACATAACTTGGATGTTATAAAGACAGCCGATCATGTAATTGATTTAGGTCCAGAAGGTGGCGCTGGTGGTGGCATGGTAATCGCTGAAGGCACCCCTGAAGAAATTATGCAAGTGAAAGAAAGTTTTACAGGGTATTATTTAAAAAAAGTATTGAAGTAA
- the rapZ gene encoding RNase adapter RapZ, which yields MVDSLKLVVITGMSGAGKTVAMQSFEDMDYFCIDNLPPGLLPKFWELIKENGKVTKLALVIDLRSRNFFEELQQVLVQMEDTQMIETSIVFLDASDEELVSRYKETRRTHPLAMDGLVTEGIRKERALLEEIKAEAMVIDTTNLSPRQLRDRIMLEFKGDNTHTFRVEMVSFGFKYGLPIDADIAMDVRFLPNPHYIEELRPMTGMDQPVYDYVMSFEETEKFYQQFKDLILSILPGYKKEGKTSLTIAIGCTGGQHRSVALTERLAKEIKETEIYPVNITHRDKGKRKESVNRS from the coding sequence ATGGTTGATAGTTTAAAATTAGTAGTCATCACAGGGATGAGTGGTGCAGGAAAAACAGTAGCAATGCAAAGTTTTGAAGACATGGATTATTTCTGTATTGATAATTTACCACCAGGCTTATTACCCAAGTTTTGGGAATTAATAAAAGAAAATGGTAAAGTGACAAAATTAGCTTTAGTTATTGATTTACGCTCACGTAATTTCTTTGAAGAATTACAGCAAGTACTGGTTCAAATGGAAGATACACAAATGATTGAAACAAGTATTGTCTTTTTAGATGCTTCGGATGAAGAGCTTGTTTCTCGTTACAAAGAAACAAGACGAACACATCCGTTAGCCATGGATGGCTTAGTAACTGAAGGTATTCGTAAGGAACGCGCGTTATTAGAAGAAATTAAAGCCGAAGCAATGGTTATTGATACAACAAATTTGAGCCCTCGTCAGCTGCGTGATCGCATCATGTTGGAATTCAAAGGGGATAATACACACACATTCCGTGTTGAAATGGTCTCGTTTGGTTTTAAATATGGCTTACCAATAGATGCTGATATTGCGATGGATGTCCGTTTTTTACCAAACCCTCATTATATTGAAGAACTACGCCCTATGACAGGAATGGATCAACCAGTTTATGATTATGTGATGAGTTTTGAAGAGACGGAAAAATTTTATCAACAATTTAAAGACTTAATTCTTTCAATTTTACCCGGCTATAAAAAAGAAGGAAAAACAAGCTTGACGATTGCTATTGGCTGTACGGGAGGTCAACACCGCTCAGTAGCGTTAACGGAACGCTTAGCAAAAGAAATCAAAGAAACAGAGATTTATCCAGTAAACATCACCCACCGAGATAAAGGCAAACGTAAAGAATCGGTGAATCGTTCATGA
- a CDS encoding gluconeogenesis factor YvcK family protein, protein MRTYRINKPKIVVIGGGTGLPVILRGLKNQGADITAIVTVADDGGSSGSLRETIKIAPPGDLRNVLVSLSEMPKLYEDLFQYRFKKEDDFLANHSVGNLIIAALTEMRGSMYEAVQLLGKIMQVDGNIYPVSEKSLTLHAEFDDGTVISGESKIAKHRGSIEKVYVSNAYDDEQPNAARKVVQAILDADMIVLGPGSLFTSILPNLMVKEVGEALNNTKAEIVYICNIMTQKGETEHFSDANHVQVLHKHLGNKFIDTVIVNIQKVPENYIDNEKYDEYLVQVTHDFNALRAEECRVISADLLKLEKASVFHDSDKVVSELFTLLYDRKKK, encoded by the coding sequence ATGAGAACTTATCGTATTAACAAGCCTAAAATAGTTGTGATAGGTGGGGGAACGGGTTTGCCGGTCATTTTAAGAGGATTAAAAAATCAAGGGGCGGATATTACCGCAATCGTTACCGTAGCCGATGATGGTGGAAGCAGTGGCTCGTTACGAGAAACGATTAAAATAGCACCACCAGGGGATTTAAGAAATGTACTCGTTTCTCTATCTGAAATGCCTAAACTTTATGAAGATTTGTTTCAGTATCGTTTCAAAAAAGAAGACGATTTTTTAGCTAATCATTCAGTAGGTAATTTAATTATTGCCGCTTTAACCGAGATGCGTGGCAGTATGTATGAAGCCGTTCAATTATTAGGAAAAATCATGCAAGTAGACGGTAATATATACCCGGTTTCTGAAAAGTCATTAACGTTACATGCAGAATTTGATGATGGCACGGTTATCTCTGGTGAATCAAAAATAGCCAAACATCGTGGCAGTATCGAAAAAGTTTATGTTTCAAATGCGTATGATGATGAACAACCAAATGCAGCTAGAAAAGTAGTTCAAGCGATTCTAGATGCTGATATGATTGTCTTAGGGCCGGGTAGTTTATTCACAAGTATTTTACCAAACTTAATGGTTAAAGAAGTCGGAGAAGCATTAAATAACACTAAAGCAGAAATTGTATATATTTGTAATATCATGACGCAAAAAGGCGAAACCGAACATTTTTCAGATGCGAATCATGTACAAGTGTTACACAAGCATTTAGGAAATAAATTTATTGATACGGTGATTGTCAATATTCAAAAAGTGCCAGAAAATTACATTGATAATGAGAAGTATGATGAGTATCTTGTGCAAGTAACACATGATTTTAATGCATTGCGAGCAGAAGAGTGTCGTGTTATCTCAGCTGATTTATTGAAATTAGAAAAAGCAAGTGTGTTTCATGACTCTGATAAGGTAGTGTCTGAATTGTTCACATTATTATATGACCGTAAGAAAAAATAA
- the whiA gene encoding DNA-binding protein WhiA codes for MSFASDVKKELTTLDVHRESAKAELAALIRMNGALSLANRHFVLNVQTENAAISRRIYTLLRDHYDVQAEFIVRRKMKLKKNNIYIVRLKQDTQSILTDLDIFDDYGLSDQISDMIIGNNERMKAYLRGGFLAGGSVNNPETSRYHLEIYSLYENHSRELQEIMGYFDLNAKTLSRRNGYITYLKGAEDISDFLTLIGATTSMLKFEDVRIVRDMRNSVNRLVNCETANMSKTIDAATKQIESIQYIESRVGLESLNHKLREVAELRLMHPEISLKELGEIAPSGPISKSGVNHRIRKIIEFADKLREQG; via the coding sequence ATGTCTTTTGCATCAGATGTTAAAAAAGAACTAACGACCTTGGATGTTCACCGCGAATCTGCTAAAGCAGAACTAGCAGCTCTGATTAGAATGAATGGTGCCTTGTCTTTGGCAAACCGCCACTTTGTTCTGAATGTACAAACGGAAAATGCAGCTATCTCTAGACGCATTTATACGTTATTACGAGATCATTATGACGTCCAAGCAGAATTTATCGTTAGAAGAAAAATGAAATTAAAGAAAAATAATATTTATATTGTTCGCTTAAAACAAGATACCCAATCTATCTTAACGGATTTAGATATTTTTGATGATTACGGTTTATCTGATCAAATTTCAGATATGATTATTGGTAACAATGAGCGTATGAAAGCTTATTTACGTGGTGGATTTTTGGCGGGTGGCTCAGTTAATAATCCAGAAACCAGTCGTTATCACCTAGAGATTTATTCTTTGTATGAAAATCATAGCCGAGAATTACAAGAAATTATGGGATATTTTGATTTAAATGCCAAAACATTAAGTCGCCGTAATGGTTACATTACTTATCTAAAAGGAGCAGAAGATATTTCTGATTTTTTGACCTTGATAGGGGCAACAACAAGCATGTTGAAGTTTGAAGATGTACGTATCGTCCGTGATATGCGTAATTCTGTGAATCGTTTAGTTAACTGTGAAACGGCCAATATGTCTAAGACAATTGATGCAGCAACTAAGCAAATTGAAAGTATTCAATACATAGAGTCACGCGTTGGTTTAGAATCATTGAATCATAAATTAAGAGAAGTGGCAGAACTACGCTTGATGCATCCAGAAATTAGTTTAAAAGAGCTTGGAGAGATTGCTCCTTCAGGCCCCATTTCTAAGTCAGGCGTGAATCACCGTATTAGAAAAATTATCGAGTTTGCCGATAAGCTAAGAGAACAAGGATAA
- the clpP gene encoding ATP-dependent Clp endopeptidase proteolytic subunit ClpP — protein MNLIPTVIEQSSRGERAYDIYSRLLKDRIIMLSGPIDDNVSNAVIAQLLFLDAQDSEKDIYLYINSPGGSVSAGLAIFDTMNFVKADVQTIVLGMAASMGSFLLAAGAKGKRYALPNAEIMIHQPLGGAQGQATEIEIAARHILNTRERLNKILSERTGQPIEVIEKDTDRDNFMSAEEAKAYGLVDEIMESSKNLKA, from the coding sequence ATGAATTTAATACCAACAGTCATTGAACAATCTTCAAGAGGTGAAAGAGCCTACGATATTTATTCACGTTTGCTAAAAGATAGAATTATCATGTTAAGTGGCCCAATCGATGATAATGTCTCTAATGCAGTGATTGCTCAACTATTATTTTTAGATGCGCAAGATTCTGAAAAGGATATCTATTTATATATTAATTCACCAGGTGGTAGTGTTTCTGCTGGGTTAGCTATTTTTGATACTATGAATTTCGTGAAAGCAGATGTTCAGACAATCGTTTTAGGTATGGCTGCTTCAATGGGTAGCTTCTTACTAGCTGCTGGGGCAAAAGGTAAACGTTACGCTTTGCCAAATGCAGAGATTATGATTCACCAACCACTAGGAGGCGCGCAAGGTCAAGCAACAGAAATCGAGATTGCCGCTCGTCATATTTTAAATACTCGCGAACGTTTAAATAAAATCTTATCAGAACGTACTGGTCAACCGATTGAAGTGATTGAAAAAGATACGGACCGTGACAACTTTATGTCAGCTGAAGAAGCAAAAGCATATGGTTTAGTTGATGAAATTATGGAAAGTAGTAAAAATCTAAAAGCGTAG
- a CDS encoding thioredoxin domain-containing protein, with amino-acid sequence MENIQPAVTNEVGIQLGDADAPVVVKEYVNLRCPYCRQWFHDSKETYAQLIADGTVRRVIKLFNKEKFGLHYANAMHDYVPKNGTYEETVAVLEAIYDSQTEWGPMDRENSLGDVCAYAEGTLGLVKDADTQMQEAILDETTQAGIRFIPTMIIGDNVFDQKITQEAFVSLINEAK; translated from the coding sequence ATGGAAAATATTCAACCAGCAGTGACAAACGAAGTAGGTATTCAATTAGGTGATGCTGATGCACCAGTTGTAGTTAAAGAATATGTTAATTTACGTTGTCCGTATTGTCGTCAATGGTTTCATGATTCAAAAGAAACTTACGCACAATTAATTGCCGATGGAACCGTACGACGTGTCATTAAATTATTTAACAAAGAAAAGTTTGGTTTACATTACGCTAATGCAATGCATGACTATGTTCCTAAAAATGGTACCTATGAGGAAACAGTCGCTGTTTTAGAAGCTATTTATGATTCTCAAACAGAGTGGGGACCAATGGACCGTGAAAATAGTTTAGGAGATGTATGTGCTTATGCTGAAGGGACATTAGGTCTTGTGAAAGATGCAGATACACAAATGCAAGAAGCTATATTAGATGAAACAACTCAAGCGGGTATTCGCTTTATTCCAACAATGATTATTGGAGATAACGTATTCGATCAAAAAATTACGCAAGAAGCGTTTGTTTCATTAATAAACGAAGCTAAATAA
- a CDS encoding GNAT family N-acetyltransferase: MEIRQANHGEFNHILQLLKQAATRIKNTGSTQWAHVLEGKEDQQLLTHLLNQEVMVGIMDNEIISVCYLTKRMSDWDCNLWGNRSTPHDFPTYYLHKLALADGYQGKGKADTFLLSLQKHMKQKYPEGSTIRLDCMAEKNILMDLYERVGFEFVARRDNIQLSDHTAPFNIYHWCSHVVNEEINSQS; the protein is encoded by the coding sequence ATGGAAATAAGACAAGCAAATCATGGAGAATTTAATCATATTTTACAATTGTTAAAGCAAGCTGCAACAAGGATAAAAAATACAGGTTCTACACAATGGGCACATGTTTTAGAAGGAAAAGAAGATCAGCAGTTATTAACACATTTATTAAACCAAGAAGTAATGGTAGGTATTATGGATAATGAAATAATCAGTGTGTGTTATTTGACGAAAAGAATGTCCGATTGGGATTGTAATCTTTGGGGCAATCGTTCAACGCCTCATGATTTCCCAACCTATTATTTGCACAAGTTAGCTTTAGCAGATGGTTATCAAGGTAAAGGCAAAGCAGATACCTTTCTTCTATCCCTCCAAAAACACATGAAACAGAAGTACCCAGAAGGTAGCACTATTCGTTTAGACTGTATGGCTGAAAAAAACATATTAATGGACTTATATGAAAGAGTGGGCTTTGAATTTGTTGCAAGAAGAGACAATATTCAACTATCAGATCATACTGCTCCATTTAATATTTATCACTGGTGCTCTCATGTTGTAAATGAAGAAATCAATAGCCAATCATAG
- the secG gene encoding preprotein translocase subunit SecG produces MYNFLVGVMIIVSILIIIAVMMQPSKQNSAASAFTGGADQLFGKQKARGFEAVMQKFTAVLAVLWMVVAVALAFIA; encoded by the coding sequence ATGTATAATTTTTTAGTAGGTGTTATGATTATAGTATCAATCTTAATTATCATCGCGGTAATGATGCAACCAAGTAAACAAAATAGTGCAGCTAGTGCCTTTACAGGTGGAGCAGATCAATTATTTGGGAAGCAAAAAGCTCGTGGTTTTGAAGCAGTTATGCAAAAATTCACAGCAGTATTAGCCGTTTTATGGATGGTTGTTGCGGTTGCATTAGCATTCATAGCATAA
- a CDS encoding alpha/beta hydrolase: protein MSYNENNEPLFFEGGHRGVILLHAYTGSPNDVRSLGRYLNSKGYSVCLPTFAGHATEQPENILAKGTIDWQQDVSDSIAFMQAKGIQQLAIFGLSLGGVYATKSLANYSDVFIGGGAFCSPLTPTTKNNIFPVFLNYAETLIKKHSQTELEVRRRMENVNYQLTKQLKDINELQKHVEGCISEIQAPYFFAQGELDQLVDPNAIKETMQLFTSTTIELHYYPKSGHVVTVGPEKNQFQEDVLTFVNSLDWTRSE, encoded by the coding sequence ATGAGTTATAATGAAAATAATGAACCATTATTTTTTGAGGGTGGTCATAGAGGCGTTATCTTATTACATGCCTACACGGGTAGTCCTAATGATGTGCGTTCATTAGGGAGATATTTGAATAGCAAAGGATATTCAGTTTGTTTACCTACTTTTGCAGGTCATGCAACGGAACAACCTGAAAATATACTTGCGAAGGGTACAATCGATTGGCAACAAGACGTGAGTGACAGCATAGCATTTATGCAAGCAAAAGGAATTCAACAACTAGCTATTTTTGGCTTATCGCTGGGTGGCGTTTATGCAACCAAAAGTTTAGCTAACTATTCAGATGTTTTTATAGGTGGTGGTGCCTTTTGCTCGCCATTAACACCTACAACCAAAAACAATATTTTTCCAGTATTTTTAAACTACGCTGAAACGTTAATTAAGAAACATAGTCAAACAGAGCTAGAAGTTAGAAGAAGAATGGAAAACGTTAACTATCAATTAACCAAACAATTAAAAGATATCAACGAATTACAAAAGCATGTCGAGGGATGTATTAGTGAAATTCAAGCACCGTATTTTTTTGCGCAAGGGGAATTAGACCAACTAGTAGACCCTAATGCAATAAAAGAAACGATGCAACTATTTACATCAACCACAATAGAATTGCACTATTATCCAAAGAGTGGTCATGTAGTGACAGTCGGTCCTGAAAAAAATCAATTTCAAGAGGATGTCCTAACGTTTGTTAATTCGTTAGATTGGACTAGGAGTGAATAA